DNA from Elaeis guineensis isolate ETL-2024a chromosome 2, EG11, whole genome shotgun sequence:
CGAGAAAAGTCATTCTTGCTCGAGGTGATAGCACTCCAAACTTGCTGACTATGGAAGAGATGATTGAATTGATGAAGGaagaattataaagaaaaattcttctGTTTCTTTCCACCCATATTTCAACTGAAATTTTCCGAAAATGTCCGTCAGTCAGTTTCTTGTTCATGAAAAGATCCATTGCCTTTGGCTCTCCAAGTGCATATCTTAGTATAATTCTCTGTTATATCATTGGACtggtattctcttttttttttttggtatattttttgtcggtatatgaaatttgaaagtatCAGTTTTTGTTGTGACGCCCTTCAGTAATCTAAAATAAGTACACGCAAAGCAGAGCCAAATCCTAGCACTTCTTTTATTCACTGAAACTGCTGAAGGGCATTACTTAAAGCAGGACAAGCAACAAATTAAAGATCTCAACATCATGCAATTCTAATGGAACACCGTATACAGGATAGCAAATGCTAGCTAGGCACAGGGTTGGACAAGGACCTCCTCAATGATCGacccttttctcctcttctcttgcgAGATAAATGGAAGGGAACTAAATCTTCCCCAGCCATCTTCTCACTGCTCAAAATTCTCACTACATTGTATTATTTGGATTCCagagatttcttttctttttaacttagcGAAATAAAAAAAACATGGTGGAATTGCCACTATCCAGGTTTCAATATGTACCAATATTTCTCCAGACAACCATCTGACCTCCATCTTTGTACACTATGGTGAACTAGCCCTAGAATATGATATCATGGTACACCAGTCATCGTGTACCCCACTGATAAACACGAATAATATAATGAACGATGCAATATTATTGGAGAGAGAGAGCCTACGTTTAATGCTTTCAGGGACAAGGAACTGAAGCTAGAATCGAGTGGATCTCATCGAATATTTTGCCGCAGGTTTTGTATGATTATGATTCTTTTCACGTCTCAAAACTTCCCTCCAATTCATTGAAGCCGCTACCTCCTGTGTTCCACAGGAAACGCTAGGCGCAGCGAAAAGGCCGTCGGTGTACCATTTTCCGCATGCCTCGGATGGCTTCAATTAAATGCGAACAACAAACGGCAAATGGTCAGGCACGTGCGGAGTCCCCGGCGCGAGACCCATAGGCAGACAATAGTTTATTCATTATATTAAAGCCCGTGGAAGGCATTACAACAAAAGATGACAAGCACCTTGGAGAAATTAATGctgtcatccttttttttttttattgatattacgTGAATTCAGATAGCACACCAACTATTACGTACGAGAAAGAACTCATCAGGTGCTGTGCTTGATCAATGCCCCTCCAATGAGCAGTCCCGTCTTCCAGTTGGGGTCATCATAATCCAGCAGTGAGTATTTGATCTCCCCTAGGCCTTTGGCCACAAAGTCTCCTACCTTCACCATGACCCACTTCTTGGGGGCCAGCTTATTGAGGTTCACCTTCCGTTGCTGCACCTCACCATCGGGTAGTTCGAGCTTCAAGGTGGCATCATCTTGAAACCCCGCTGCATCCTTCATCATGATCACAAACATGACATCATACTTGTGCCCACGGTCCAGATGATTCATCTGGAAGCTCCCATGCACCTCGAGCCAACAAACTTCCAACAACTCCGCGActtcgaccttcagatccctgtGAACCATGCattccatatatgagaaaattcGGGGGTTACAGCCCAAGAGATCTCGACAGTTTGAACCTGGAAAGCATTAACTCGTTCATTTGAGTATACGAAGCTCTTACTCTTCCAACCAAGGCCAGCGCCAGTATCTCGGGTCATCTCCCCATGTGATCTTCAGTTCCCTTGGATAGATCATGAAGCTCGAGAAGTTGCTCGCTTTCATCTTCACGCACCTCTGAATAATtgaaggagaaattaaagaatatataACTCTAGCACTATATATATACTCAAATCACTAAATCGGCCAGTTTATCTAAAATTCTAAGCAAAAACAGGTCTATTGGGAAGTATTCCtgagccaaaaaaaaatttaataacatCGTGCATGATATGTGCAAATTAATAAACGATCAGGCATGCATGCTTCATGCTGTGCATAAAAAATCTTCTGAAACTAAATATGAAGAGTACCGTTGTGCATGCCCAAGAATGTCTGCAGAGGGTCTCGAGTAGGTTAATTTCTGGCCTGATTAATGGGAATTCTAATTTTGGGTACTTCTGGGTGACAGAAACATTTTCGGTTCATTGACCTGCTGCAGATACAAAGACACACAAGGAAAAATACCATACGAGGACATATGTGATCATCACCATGATGTACAGTAGTTTCAGTGAAAAATAAAGTTTATAAGTTAGACTTTTTGGAAGATTAGAATTGGGACTTGCCATGGTTTTGTTGTTGATGAAGGAGCCGTTGCGGAGTATGTCATGGAGATCCCCTATGGGCTGGAGATCAGCATAGCTAACGATACCTTTAGTGGTTTTGGAGGACTTCATATCATTTTCCTTGGTTTCTCTTCACCCACTATCTTACTGGTGCTCTATCGCTTCCTTGCTCACATCGAGTTCATGAAGGGCATATTTATAGATAGCAGAGCGAAGGAGTGGGCATAGACTATAGGTATAGAAAAAGACTTGAAGATTTAGTCGcctattattaatttatttacagACAATCATCTACTTTGATGGGATGGAGCCACTCCACGGCTCCAATGAGGTCATTTTTTACATATATGTATATCGAAAAGATGGGAGTATGCCCTTCATCCACACAATGTACTCAGATTCTTCGGCCTCTATAAATACGCCCTGACTGGAAGACTAACGCCAGGAGAGGAGAAAGATGGCAGCTGCGGGTTTCAAGCTCAAGGTCTGTCCCATGCTCACACACTGCCATTCATTTTTCAAGTGAAGTGGCTTTTTGTGCcgctctctctccttcttcttttatcCTTGATATCAACCACCAATTACTCTGCCACAATCCATTACTTATGATCgaaaaatttaactttaataaatttttttttggcatctTAGAGCTTCGGACGTGAGGTCAAGGATTTGTTCATATACCCAAGAGACCTGCAGATCACCTGGGGCAACGATGAGAGATACTGGAAGTGGCACTGGCTCTTGCTGAAGAGGTGATCCAAATTAATTAATTTTGTAGGCTTTTTATTCGTTTTTCACTCACATCCAAATCAATCTTTGGCTGCATTAAAGTTATGAACCAATTCTTGTTCCCTTCAGCCAAGACTACAAGGACATTGAAGTGCCAGAACTGTTGCAAGTGTGCTGGTTGGAGATCAAGGGCAAGTTCAACATGTCGCAGCTCACGCCCAACGCCAACTACGAGGTGGTGTTCGTCCTGATGATGCTGGAGTCACGCTCCGGGTGGGAACACCCGGTGACTCTCAGACTCGGCATGCCCAATGGCAACTCGACCTCGCGCAGATCATGGGAACTCAAGGACATGCCCGTGAACGAATGGAAGGAGCTCGTCGTCGGTTCCTTCACGGCATCGGCAAGGGGGGATGTCACCTTCTCCTTGCTGGGGGACGACAAGACGCGCTGGAAGCAGGGGCTCGTCGTCAAGTACGTCGACGTGCGACCAGCGTATAACTAAGAATTAAAGACGCTGTTGGTTTCGCTACCTTGGATATATGTTAGCTGAAAAATAAGGGCTGGGTGCCATCCCTTCTCGGTAGTACAATGTGTGCTTGTAATGTGTTGTGTAAGTCCTGAATAAAAATCTACCAATCCTTCTAAATATGGAAGGGTAGTTTCAATAAAATCGGATATTTCTGGTTCATGTTTCATTGAATAAAACAAGTCTATTATGCTCGCCAGCATTGCACGCTGCAATGAATGTGACTAAATTAGACCAGCCATACCTACACAAATCAAGAAAATTCTTGCCACATCCTACTTGCACTTGGCTACACTTCTATATATAGCACCAGAAAAAAATTAGCTGGCATATATAGcagaaaaaattattacatctagAAAATATGCAGACGTATAGCAACAAACTATGTGGCCATCAGAATATATATTTCTATTTTGTAGGGAAACTTGTGTTGCTGCGAGAACTTCTTTTCTGCATCAAAATGTAAATATTACCACTAAACTTTTTCCAGTGATGTATTTAAAAGACAATTTTTCTCTTGTTTTGTAACTCCATCGAAATAATTCTTCAGCAGCAACTTCATGATTTTTAatgacaatttttttttattacatgTCTATGTTGTTCCAGTGTACCATATATAGAATTAGTGCTTCACTGGGATGTGGAGTTAAAGAGCCAAGGATTACAGATTTCCCCATGAATAAGAAAAGAAATCATAAAAGTGCAGTTCTCACTatcataataaaagaaaaaaaaaagaaagaaaattgagctgaCATTTGATGAATTTGCCATCACCAAAAGAAAATAAAGTAaatttctcataatcaatttaaaatcataaattttgagTCTCAGTGGTGTAATTTCCTCACCTTTGGTATTTCAAGCTTAAAACTTCAAAAGATCTATAAATCCCCTTGCCAATGCTCCTATCTATGTATCAGACATCTGATTTCTGTTGCAAATGTGATAGGAATGCCGTGATTAATTAAGAAACCATCATAAAGCCAAAAGAATATGGTTGAAGATCCCAATGACCCTTTGATTCAGCAGCCAAGTCCCATTAGTTGCGAAGCGTAACTCTGGGCTAGAATATGAAAATGGATACCGAAAGTCGCCTTCCTTTCATGGTTTAAGCTGATCCCAGAATAGATTTGATCTTCAAGGGTAGCCATGGAGGCGTTATCTACCCCCTTCATGATAGCATATTACATGTGGGGAAGCTTCGCTGAATCCCACATGCTCCTTTGGATTCCCAAAATTCTGCTCGTGTTGGTCAACTTCTcgatctcctctttcttcttatgTTCCTATAGTTAGACAGCATGCTTGTTACCACCGAGAGGCATTTATATAATGGGACGGTatgaatttattattaatttttttatgataatttaataatttttaaaaattatttattttaaaaataataattgtggaagaaaataatttttactcagTTTGATTGGTGGAAATATTACTCCAAAAAATGATACTGAAAAAAGATTATTATGTTTGATTGAagttaaatctatataaaaatatgatcaaatttataaatatattcttcaatataaaatatttttttaatattaagataGTATTATCATCTTCAATTAATTTTTGTATAATGATTATAATTACACAGTCCTTTACATAATACCATatctatcttaatttttttacaaaaattcttTATTGACTAAATTTGAAAAGATATTAAACAAATTTAATGATTATATACATaactttattgaagatatttttatttagtaTGATTACCACTACTCGAGAATCTACCAAATACCAACCCTCCCATGGtatttattttactttttctctttgaaaaataaatatagggcctatcaatttttttaccatctctctCTTTCAATTTTCATACCAAGCATAGTAATCTAATATGGAATTCATTTTTTCATGTCAAATCCCCCCTCTCCAACTTTTCCACAACTTCTATATATAAGTTAAATTTTTTAGGCAAAATTTTGTACATATAGATGTTTAGCCTC
Protein-coding regions in this window:
- the LOC140855665 gene encoding lectin-like, which gives rise to MKSSKTTKGIVSYADLQPIGDLHDILRNGSFINNKTMRCVKMKASNFSSFMIYPRELKITWGDDPRYWRWPWLEEDLKVEVAELLEVCWLEVHGSFQMNHLDRGHKYDVMFVIMMKDAAGFQDDATLKLELPDGEVQQRKVNLNKLAPKKWVMVKVGDFVAKGLGEIKYSLLDYDDPNWKTGLLIGGALIKHST
- the LOC140855666 gene encoding uncharacterized protein PHLOEM PROTEIN 2-LIKE A4-like, which translates into the protein MAAAGFKLKSFGREVKDLFIYPRDLQITWGNDERYWKWHWLLLKSQDYKDIEVPELLQVCWLEIKGKFNMSQLTPNANYEVVFVLMMLESRSGWEHPVTLRLGMPNGNSTSRRSWELKDMPVNEWKELVVGSFTASARGDVTFSLLGDDKTRWKQGLVVKYVDVRPAYN